In Tsuneonella amylolytica, one genomic interval encodes:
- a CDS encoding VOC family protein has translation MYSHMMVGSNDIDRSKQFYDATFKAMGGREGIKDDKGRLMYLHNGGAFLVTPPIDGQPATHGNGCTVGFAMTPEQADAWHQAGTENGGTAIEDPPGERPGSGMYLAYLRDPDGNKLCALHRIQK, from the coding sequence ATGTACAGCCACATGATGGTCGGATCGAACGACATCGACCGGTCGAAGCAGTTCTACGATGCCACGTTCAAGGCGATGGGCGGCCGCGAGGGGATCAAGGACGACAAGGGTCGCCTGATGTACCTCCACAACGGCGGCGCCTTCCTTGTTACCCCGCCGATCGACGGGCAGCCGGCGACGCACGGCAACGGCTGCACGGTCGGCTTCGCGATGACGCCTGAACAGGCCGACGCCTGGCATCAGGCCGGTACCGAGAACGGCGGCACCGCGATCGAGGATCCGCCGGGCGAGCGTCCGGGCTCGGGCATGTACCTTGCCTACCTGCGCGATCCCGACGGCAACAAGCTCTGCGCACTGCATCGCATCCAGAAATGA
- a CDS encoding NAD-dependent succinate-semialdehyde dehydrogenase yields the protein MPDMLDSHLLIAGEAVSGGGRDVHDVLDPATGERSGGVVHATAEDLDRALEAAARGFRTWRNTSADERTAILMKAAGLIRERAKDIGAMITREQGKPLKEGIGETIYCAMLLEFYAGEIKRLYGRTLVRPAGSRVEVQYHPVGPVAGFAAWNFPALNVMRKIGGPLAAGCSTIVKPSEETPAAGLALVQACIDAGVPGDVVQCVFGVPDEVSTHLLGSPVIRKVTFTGSTAVGKHLAKLAAEDLKIATMELGGHGPVLVFADSDIDKALDTMAAAKYRNAGQVCVSPTRFLIEEDVFERFRDGFVERAEKVKVGPGTERDTDMGPMASARGLERMEGLISDATGRGAKLLAGGTRIGNQGFFHQPTVLSEVSTDAEIMNEEPFGPVAILNPMKGEDAMIEEANRLPYGLAAYAWTRDPARRRRLAAEVEAGMLGIDTGAVSAADAPFGGVGWSGYGSEDGREGVLACMVTKTVHEG from the coding sequence ATGCCCGACATGCTCGACAGCCACCTGCTCATCGCCGGCGAAGCCGTTTCCGGCGGCGGGCGCGACGTTCACGACGTGCTCGATCCGGCCACTGGAGAAAGGAGCGGGGGCGTGGTCCACGCGACCGCCGAGGATCTCGACCGCGCGCTCGAAGCGGCGGCGCGGGGGTTCAGGACCTGGCGCAATACCTCCGCCGACGAGCGCACGGCGATCTTGATGAAGGCCGCCGGCCTCATCCGCGAACGCGCGAAGGACATCGGCGCGATGATCACCCGTGAGCAGGGCAAGCCGCTGAAGGAAGGCATCGGCGAGACGATCTACTGCGCGATGCTGCTAGAATTCTATGCCGGCGAGATCAAGCGCCTCTACGGCCGCACCCTCGTGCGCCCGGCGGGCAGCCGGGTCGAGGTGCAGTATCACCCGGTCGGCCCGGTCGCGGGCTTCGCGGCGTGGAACTTCCCCGCGCTCAACGTGATGCGCAAGATCGGCGGGCCGCTCGCCGCGGGGTGCTCCACCATCGTCAAGCCGAGCGAGGAAACCCCCGCCGCCGGCCTCGCGCTGGTGCAGGCGTGCATCGACGCCGGCGTACCGGGGGATGTGGTCCAGTGCGTGTTCGGCGTACCGGACGAAGTCAGCACCCACCTCCTCGGCAGCCCCGTGATCCGCAAGGTGACCTTCACCGGATCGACCGCGGTCGGCAAGCACCTGGCCAAACTCGCCGCCGAAGATCTCAAGATCGCCACGATGGAACTGGGCGGGCACGGCCCCGTGCTCGTCTTCGCAGACAGCGACATCGACAAGGCGCTGGATACGATGGCCGCCGCCAAGTACCGCAACGCCGGGCAGGTCTGCGTCAGCCCCACCCGCTTCCTGATCGAGGAGGACGTGTTCGAGCGCTTCCGCGACGGTTTCGTCGAGCGGGCGGAGAAGGTAAAGGTCGGCCCCGGCACCGAGCGCGACACCGACATGGGCCCGATGGCCTCGGCCCGCGGGCTGGAACGGATGGAAGGGCTCATCTCCGATGCGACCGGTCGCGGCGCGAAGTTGCTCGCCGGAGGGACGCGCATCGGCAACCAGGGCTTCTTCCACCAGCCGACCGTATTGTCCGAAGTGTCCACCGACGCCGAGATCATGAACGAGGAGCCCTTCGGCCCCGTCGCGATCCTCAACCCGATGAAGGGCGAGGACGCGATGATCGAGGAAGCCAACCGCCTGCCCTACGGCCTCGCCGCCTATGCCTGGACGCGCGATCCCGCCCGCCGCCGCCGGCTCGCCGCCGAGGTCGAGGCCGGGATGCTGGGCATCGACACCGGCGCCGTCAGCGCCGCCGACGCGCCGTTCGGCGGGGTCGGCTGGTCGGGCTACGGCAGCGAGGACGGGCGCGAGGGCGTGCTGGCCTGCATGGTCACGAAGACCGTCCACGAAGGCTGA
- a CDS encoding prolyl-tRNA synthetase associated domain-containing protein: MPEMPLPGGEGPAPGAPRGEAGLRADLAALAIPFASHEHEAVFTVAESRGAERDWPGASTKNLFLKDVAGAFWLVTVPAEARVDLKALPQAIGCRRVSFAKADDMERLLGIRPGSVTPLAMIDAAPGSVTAVLDEGLAAADRINIHPLRNTGTLGLAGADVLRLLRHWGHAPVVAPVPTQTGD; the protein is encoded by the coding sequence ATGCCCGAGATGCCCCTCCCCGGCGGGGAGGGGCCAGCGCCGGGGGCCCCCAGGGGCGAGGCGGGATTGCGGGCCGACCTTGCGGCGCTCGCGATCCCCTTCGCCAGCCACGAACACGAAGCCGTCTTCACCGTCGCCGAGAGCCGGGGCGCGGAGCGGGACTGGCCGGGGGCCAGCACGAAGAACCTGTTCCTGAAGGACGTCGCCGGCGCGTTCTGGCTGGTGACCGTCCCCGCCGAAGCGCGCGTGGACCTCAAGGCATTGCCGCAGGCTATCGGCTGCAGACGGGTGAGCTTCGCCAAGGCCGATGACATGGAGCGCCTGCTCGGCATCCGCCCCGGTTCGGTCACCCCGCTCGCGATGATCGATGCGGCTCCGGGCAGCGTCACCGCCGTTCTCGACGAAGGACTGGCGGCCGCCGACCGGATCAACATCCACCCCTTGCGCAACACCGGCACGCTGGGCCTCGCAGGCGCGGACGTGCTGCGACTGCTGCGCCACTGGGGCCACGCACCCGTGGTCGCGCCCGTCCCGACCCAAACAGGCGACTGA